TGAAGCCTAAACCATTACCTCTTCATTTGGGAATGCATCTTCATTTTTAAGCGAGCCAAACGCAGCAGACGAGGCGCTATGGAAACAGTAGGCGTGTTGATCTCAGGTTGCATTTTACACTTGTCCGGTTACAACTCTAGTCGGTAACGATTCAGAGGCGCAAGCCAAACGGCTGAGTGGAAAACTGATGCTGCGATCGCGAGATCACGTAATCCTACCTTTTAATCACGAGGCTAAGGTTTCACTTGTCCCTACTTTTCTGAATAGGAATCAGCCAACATGAGTACAGTTTTACTAGTGGAAGACAACGCCAGTCAGATGGATCTGATCGAGAACTACCTGCGCGAAGGGGGTCACACCGTTATCCGAGTGTCTAAGCCCAAAGAGGCGGTGACTCACGCAACCAACAAAAAACCCGATGTGATTATTACAGATGTTGTCATGCCAGGAATGAGTGGTTTTGAGTTGTGTCGAAAACTTAAAGGTCATCCGGCAACAGCTAACATTCCTATTATAATTTGTTCCTCTAAAAATCAAGAAATTGACCGTCTTTGGGGCATGAAACAGGGAGCTAAAGCTTACTTGACGAAGCCTTTTTCCCAAGAGCAACTCAATCGTGCGGTTAAATTGGCAATGGCATAATTTTAGTTTGGCTTAAGACTCCGATGGGTGCATCCCATTTTTAGGGAATAGGAAACACCTCGACCCTTCGACAGGCTCAGGGCATCGCTTACCTCGACTTACTTCGGCTTCGCTCAGTAACACGCTCGGTAACATGCTCGGTGTGTCACAGGGAACAGGGAACAGGGAACAGGGAACAGGCAACGGGCAACAGGAATTGAAAAAATTTTAACTCACCTATTTACTAGCGGTAGGTAAACGGGTAAGTCAATAAATATAAAGATATTGTAAAATTTAATTAGAGTTATTTTTTCAAATGCTGATTACCATGTTTAAAAGCAAGTTGCATCGGGTAAAAGTAACCGATGCCTGCCTGCACTATGATGGCTCAATTACCATTGATGAGGAACTCCTAAAAGCGGCAAATATTTTACCTTACGAAAAAGTACAGGTCGTCAATGTTAATAATGGCTCTCGTCTGGAAACCTACACCATTCCTGGGGAATGGGGAAGTCGTGTCATCTGCTTGAA
The DNA window shown above is from Coleofasciculus chthonoplastes PCC 7420 and carries:
- a CDS encoding response regulator; translation: MSTVLLVEDNASQMDLIENYLREGGHTVIRVSKPKEAVTHATNKKPDVIITDVVMPGMSGFELCRKLKGHPATANIPIIICSSKNQEIDRLWGMKQGAKAYLTKPFSQEQLNRAVKLAMA
- the panD gene encoding aspartate 1-decarboxylase, translated to MLITMFKSKLHRVKVTDACLHYDGSITIDEELLKAANILPYEKVQVVNVNNGSRLETYTIPGEWGSRVICLNGPAARLNAVGDNVIVIAYAQMTPEEALLHHPQVVKVDESNNPL